The Haloarcula litorea genome contains the following window.
GGCATCGAGCCGCTAACTCGGCGTCCAACCGTTCGTCGAGGTGCGTGATCGTAAGAACGTTGCCGACCTTGGGCGGACGCGGATCCACGAGAACACGCACGCCCTGCTTTACTTCAGCGTTGTCGATGACACTGAGCGGTCGAACGCGACGCCGAGGCAGAGGCGTCTAGCAACGTCGTCGGTCGCTTTTACGCGCTCGACACCAAGTGAGTCAACGTTCTATCCTGCCGCGTAGGAGTCGGGTGATTCGGGGGTGGTTCGTGACCGTTTGAGGTGCTCAGTCGAACGCCAGAAGAACTCGTCGACGTCGTCGAAGGCTACTCATCGCGTCCTTCGAATAAGGAACAGTAGTCATCACAAGAGGCGGATTTGGTTGGACGGTTGTCCTCAAATTACTCCTCAAGTCGGCGACGACGCTCTTCGAATTCCTCCTCGGAGAGCTCTCCACGAGCGTACCGGGAACGTAGCGTCGACAGTGCAGTATCCGTATGAGTTTGCTCATTAGCCGGGGTACGCCCGTGTGTAAACCCCATAGCCAACAAGAAGCACACTCAGTAGAATGAGTGACCAGAGAAGTGGCCACCAGCCGAAGCCACCCATTCCGCCGCCCATTCCACCCATCCCACCGGAGTGACCACTGCCGGCCTGTGCTGTGGCGATCCCAGTAAATGCACTCACTGGATGGAGCCAACAGTACCGCGAGCGATTGTGGTTGTTAATTTGGAGGTCACGGTGCAGATTGTTCCGGACGGGATATCGCAGTAGCGGTCGATTCGCCTGCGTTATGGAGTGTCTCGGAGGAACTCCTCGGCGTCAGGGCAGGCGTGCTCCCGGTGCCAGCGGAAGTGATCGCCTGTCGGTAGCGGGGATCAGCAACGTCGCCAGCAGCGAACACCCCATCGACGGCCGTCTGGGCTGTGGGCCGCCCAGCGTCGTCCGTCTGCGTGAAGACGTAGCCGCTCGTCCCGTTCGACGCCGGTGCCGTCGAGGAACTGCGTGTTCGGCGTGTGGCCGACGCCGTAGAACACGCCGCCGACATCGACGGTCTCCCGTTCCACGTCGACTCCGGACTCGGCCTTCTCTCTGGGATAGCCCTCGGGATGGGACACGAGCGTGGCGCCGGTAACGCCCTCCGCTTGCGAGCCGTGGATAGCTTCGAGTTCCGTGTTCCAGCGGAACCGAATGTCGTCGTGTTCGCGAGCACGGTCGGCCATGATCTCGGACGCACGCAGCTCCTCGCGGCGGTGAACGACCGTCACGGAGTCGGCGAACTTCGTGAGGAACAGCGCCTCCTCCATGGCGCTGTCGCCGCCACCGACGACGAGCACGTCGTCGCCGCGGTGGAACGCGCCGTCACAGGTCGCACACGTCGACAGCCCGTGCCCCATCAGGTCGTCTTCGTTCTCGGCGCCGACCCAGCGCGCGCTCGCGCCGGTCGCGACGATCAGCGACCGCGTGTAGACCGTGTCGCCGGTCGACAGCGATAGCTCCAGCGGCTGGCCGTCCAGGTCCGCGTCCTCGATGCGACCGTGTTCGAACTGCGCGCCGAACTGCTCGGCCTGCTCTTTGCCGCGCTGGACGAGGTCCATGCCGCCGACGCCGTCGGGGAAGCCAAGATAGTTCTCGACGTCGGTCGTCAGCGTGAGCTGGCCGCCAGGCTCGTCGCCCTCGAGGACGAGGGGGTCGAGGTCGGCCCGCGCAGCGTAGACCGCCGCTGAAAGGCCGGCTACTCCCGAGCCGGCGATAACGAGGTCGTGGATATCCTGAGTCATTTACTCGGTGTAGGTCTCGATGAGCGTTCGGAGTTGGTCTTCGCCTTGGAGACCGACAATTTCCTCGACCTGTTCACCATCGGCGAACAGGATCAGCGTGGGAACGCCCTGAACGCCGTAGGCAGCAGCGAGCTGCTGGTTGGCGTCGACGTCAACCTTTGCGACGGTCGCGTCGGTATCGGCGGCGAGCGTCTCGACAGTCGGTTCGAGCATCTGGCACGGCCCACACCAGTCGGCGTAGAAGTCCGTGAGGACGACGTCGTTCTCTGCGACGATGTCGTCGAGCTCGGACTGCCCGTCGACGTGGAGCGGTTCATTTGTGGACGCGGTGCCAGCGTCGGATGCAGTATCAGTTGCCATCACCAGTACGTATGCACCAGCGCTAATTAAGGGTTTTGGGAGATATATACAATACTACCCAATACAGCCCATCACCCGAAATACCGATCGGAACCCGAGACCGCGCAAAATTCTGCTCCCGATGGGAGTCTTAGAACCAGAGATAGAGAGAAGTAGAGCGTTAGCTTTCGGCTGCAGGAGCCGCAGTTTCGGTTTGTTCGTACTTGGTTTCGAACTCCTGGATAAGCTGCCCCATCTTCGCGTACCAGTCGTTGAGCAGGCGCTGCATGTCATCGGCGATCTTGGAGGGGTCAGTCGGCGAGTAGACGTGGTAGTAGCCACCCTGGTCGTAGTTGATCTGGTCTTTCTCGATGAAACCGGTCTGCAGCAGCCGTTGGACGGCACGGTAGGCCGTTGAGCGCTCACGATCGACTGCGTCGGCGATCTCGTCGACGGTCAGCGGTTCTTCGGCCTCGACGAGCGCCTGGAAGCACTCCTTGTCGAGCTCTTTTAGGCCGTGGAAGCACTCCAGCAGCCCCTCGCACTCCACGCCACTGCGGAGTTGTTCAGACATCGAATCTGGCATTAGTATCACTGAGTCGTAGGGGCTGTGCGGTTATAAGATTTTTGTATGGATTGCACAATTTCGTGCTATAGTGGACTGAGAACCGATGATGAGACTCCGCGGCAGAGAGTTACGTCGCCGAAAGCCGGCACCAGAAGCCAGTGTTGTCGTCGCGAAGCTCGCACACCGCAGCCAACAGGATCGCACCACTCACGACGACGGTCGCGCCGAAGATGAGCACGATACTCACGGTGTTGAGTACGCCGATGTCTAAGGCGGTGCCGACGCGTTTGGCGGCGACAGCGACGCTACCTGCGAGTAGCATCGTCGCGAAGTACCCCTTAATGTCGTCCTCGTCGACGAGGTTCGAGACGCCCGCGCCGATGCGCGCACCGAGCGCGCTGCCGGCGAGCAACGTCGCCACGACGGGAATCGCGACGAACCCGTCCCGGGCGTAGACGAACGCGCCGAAAGCACCCGAAATCGTGATTTGGAGGATGTCCGTCCCGACGGCGATGGCAGCCGGTACGCCCAGCCCGTACATCATCGCGGGCATCAGCAAGAAGCCCCCGCCGACGCCTAGGAGCCCGGAGAGGATACCGACGACCAGTCCGATGCCGAAGATGATACTCGCCGACACACGGACGTCACCGCGGAGCGTCACCATCGGCGGGATTTCCAGTGCCTGCACGCGCTCTGAGAGGTCGACGCTCGTCGAGGACGTCCCCGTAGCGCGGGCGTCGCGCAGCGTGAACAGGCCAACTGTTGCGAGCAGGCCGACGTACGCGACGCTGATGACGAGGTCGGCGTTGCCTGCCGCGTGGAGGGCGTCGACGACGCGCTTGCCGGCTTCGATGCCGAGCGTCATCGCGACGGTCATGATGACTGCGAGTTTGTAGTCGACGTGGCCGTGGTCCCGGTGGCGGAGCGCGCCGATGACGCTCGTCCCGAACACGAACGCGAGCCCGCTACCGACGGCGACCCGCGACGGGTAGCCCATCACGAGGAGGGCGGGCGTGACAAGGAACGACCCGCCCATCCCGAAGAATCCGAACAGGATACCGATGAGCAGCCCGAATCCGACAAAGAAGCCAACGAGCAGCAGACTCATCCCAAGCAGTTCCACAGCTTACTCACCTCCGAGCGCTCGCTTCACGTTCGGACCGAGCGCCTTCGTAACGACGCCGTAGCCGACGTGGAGGACCATCGCTTCGAGCAACACGGCGCCGATCAGTCCAGCTGCTTGTACGGTCGAAGGGAGCGACAGCGTGTCGATCATCTCCGCGCCCCACCTCCTCGAGACAGATTTGTGCGAATCATACTTTTCTGCACATTCACCCGTAGCCGACAGCGTGTATTAACGCTTTTGGGACGACTGCACAATACTATTTCCGGTAGTGCTCCATAACTTATCGATGCAACACGAGTAGGTAAACAGCAAAGTGAGGGTGCGGAGGAAATCGTAGATACCGTCGAAAGAGAGGGAGAGAGCTTTCGACAGTTCAGTTATCAATCGGATGCCGCAGGCGCGGGTGGCTCGTGAGTACCGAACTCGGGATGGGTCTCCTCCATCCAGAGATACACCACAGCGCCGGACACGAACATCAGACCAGCGGTCAGATAAAACGCGGCTTCAACGTTCACGAACTCCATCGAGAATCCGATCAGGACCGCGCCGACGGCGTAGCCGGAGTCCCGCCACATCCGGTAGACGCCCATGCCCGCCGAGCGCCACGTCGGATGGGCTGCGTCGCTCGGGACCGTCATTAGGTTGGGGTACAGCAGCGCCATCCCTAGACCGGAGACGCCAGCCAGCACGGCCCACGGGAGGTAACTATCGACGAGCACCATCCCGAGGACGCCTGCGCCTGCGAGGAACATCCCGGCGATGACGGGCGGGCGGCGACCGATGCGGTCCGCGAGCCCGCCGGTCGCAATCTGGAGGAAGTACATCGCGCTGTGGACCCCGACGATGACCCCGACCGCTGCGATACCGAGCCCTTGGCTCACTAAATAAAGCGGGACGGCAATCCAGAACAGCGTGTCGACGAAGTTCTCGATGTGGCCGGCCTGCGCCGCTGCGAACAGCGTCCGGTCGCCGTACGTCGCGCGCTTCAGCACCTCATCAACGGGAGGTTCGCGTCGTGATGGTCGTCGTCACCCTCGACCTGCGCATACTGAACGGTTTCCTTAATCAGGAAGATCGAAATGAGGAACGCCAGCACGACGACGACGCCGAGGAAGTAGAACGGTTCAGGCCGTAGACTCCACTGGCCGGCGATGACGCCCGTGACCCAAGCGCCGACGGCGACGCCAGTGTAGCCGAACGCCTCGTCGATGCCGACCGCAAGACCGCGCTGGTCGGGACTTGCGAGGTCGATCTTCGCGTTGATCGCCATACTCCAGGTCAACGCCTGGTTGATTCCCAGCAAAATGTTCCCCACCGTGATCCAACCCCAGCTCGGGGCGAAGATGAGAATAATCGGTAGAGGAAGCGCTGTTGCCCACCCAGCGATGAGGACGGGTTTGCGACCGTACTCCTCACCCCACTTGCCGGCGTAGAGATTGAGGATCGACTTCACGACGCCAAAGGACACGACGAAGGAGCCGATCACGAGGAACGACTCGACGCCGAGGACGTCCTCCCCCAGCACGGGTACGACGGTCCGTTCGGAGCCGATTGTCAGCCCAGTCGCGAAGACGAGCAGGACGTGCAGCGAGAACTGCCCGAGGTGTTCGCGGATTCCTTGTTCGAGTTCAGTTGTCGTAATCATTGGTTCTTGAGTTCAGTAGGTTCATTTGTGGGTTACAGTAGGAGGAACGCAGTGCCGTACGCGAGCGCGAACGAGAGGAGGAACGACCCTGCCCACGCCCCAACTGTCAGGAGAATTTTTCTGGCATCCACAGCTTCCCGACCACCAACGGCGGCACCGCTTCCGATGATGGCGCTGACGACGATCTCGTTGAACGAGACCGGGACGCCAAGCAGCACTGCCAGCTGGGCGATCAAGAACGACGGCACGAGCGCCGAGATGGAACGCCGCGGGCCGAGCGACGAGTAGTCCTGGGCGAGCGACTTAATCATTCGCGGCGCTCCCGTCCACGAGCCGACAAGCATTCCAAGGCCGCCGCCGACGAGCACGGCGAACGTCGAAACCATCCCGACCTCGTCGAGCAGCGGCAACAACGGCCCGACGGCGAGCCCGACCTGGCTCCCGCCCGCGGAGAACGCCACGAGTGACCCGAGCGCCAGCAGCACCCTCCGCAGGCCGCCGCGTTCGTCACGGCTGACGTCCCACCAGACGACAGCCGCGACGGCCAGCGCTGCGAAGCCGGTAATACTGACTGCCGAGGTGAGCCCGTCAACTACGAGCACCTGCTGTCCGAAACCGCGGAGTGTTCCTGACGTGCCCCCCTCACCCAGGAAGCTGAACTGGACGTTCATAAGGACGGCTCCGACAAGGCCGGCGAGGACAGGAATGCTGTACCGCTCGGGGACATCGGGACGCGGGAGGAGGCTCGCGATTGTGAACGCGATACCACCACCGACGAACGGCGTCAACATCCAGACGGCGGCGATCTGGCGGTACTTCGGCCAGACCGGCGTGCCACCGAGGGCGAGGCCGACACCGATGACGGCGCCGGTCACGGTGAACGCCGTCGCGATCGGATAGCCGGTCGTGATACCGACCGCCATCAGCCCCGCGCCCAACACGAGCACGAGGATGACGCCGGCGATCGGCAGGCTGATGCCGCCGACGAGGCCGCTCCCGATGGCTTCCGAGACGTTCCCTCCCTGCGTGACGGCGCCGGCGAAGCCGAACATGCCGACGAGGAACGCAGCCCGCATCGTCCCGATGGCGTTCGCGCCGACAGCAGGGGCGTACGGTGTTGCGCCGCTCGAGCCGGCGCCGATGACCCACGCCATGAACAGGCTGGCGAGCGCTGCACCGACGAAGAGGGCGATGAGAGCGGGGTCCATAGAAGTGAGTTAGTCTGCGCCCGTTACGGCGGTGTCACGTGCCTGGCTGCGGCTCCGCCAGTAGCCCTGGGCGTACGCGCCGAGGAACATCCCGGCGAGCGCCCAGAGAATCGTGATGTTGCCGACACCGAGGCTTGCGTACGCGGCGCCCGGACAGATGCCGGACAGCCCCCAGCCGACACCGAAGACGGCGCCGCCGACCAGGACGTTCCGGTCGAACGGTTTCAGGCGCCGCTCGTAGGGGTCACCTGTAAGGGGTGCGGCATCCCGGATCCGTGGCAGCAGCGCGAACGCGACCCCGGAGACGATAGCGGCCCCGAACATCACGAACGGGAGGCCGAAATCGTCGAACTGGAGGAAGTTCAGCACAACCTCTGGCCGCGCCATGTGGCTGAACCCGAGCCCGAACCCGAACACGATGCCGCCGACGAAGATCAACGGCTTGAACAGCGGATGGCGGTCACTCGTGGCTCACCCCCAGCGCGGCGACGACCTGTGCGGTCCCGATGGCGACGGTCAGGAACGTCACCACCCCGATCAGCGACGTCTTCGAGGCCGAACCGACGCCACAGACGCCGTGCCCGGACGTACAGCCCTTGCCGATTCGGGTTCCGATGCCGACCAAGATGCCGCCGAGGAACAGCCGCCACGGCTGCACCTCTGTCATCCAGAGCGTCACCCCGGCAACCTCGTACAGCTGGCCGGTCGTCCCGGGTTCGTACAGCGAACTCGTGACCAGTCCGGACTGGAACGTCGCCGCGAACGCCAGCCCGCCGAGGATGATGCCGGCCGTGAACACGACCCGCCAGTCACGCGAGCCGACGTACTGCTGGAAGCGGGACTGGTCGGACACGTACGACAGCGTCGACTCCAGGAACGTACTCGCCCCGGCTGGGATACCCGTCCCGATGTAAATCAGAACGGTGCCGAGCCCGACGAGCAGTCCGCCGACGGCGTACCGACTAATCCCGTTCGGGAACAGGTCGGCGGCCGTCTGGAGCAGTACTGGATCAGTGACCATCGGCGTCGTTAGTCACCCGCGAGCGAGTCTTGGCTGGCTGCGCAGTTGTTCGGCCCGAGTTCGAGCGTGAACGCTTCCTCGTCATCGACGGCGTTCTGTCCGAGGTTCGTCGCGATGATGTCCTCGTAGTTGGCCGGCCGCGGTGGCGTCCGAGAGGATCAGCTCGACGAACTCTTCCTCGTCCATCGTGAGCGCGTCCATCTCGTCGACGAGCTCGCCGATGGGGGCGGTGTAGGTGCCGTCGGCAGCGGGCTCGGCGGCGTCGCTGAAGTGGGCCCCGCCGACGAGCGTGTCGTCGGGCAGGGAGAGGACGCGCTCCTGCAGTGACTCGTAGAGCATGCTCGCGGCCTCGGGGGCGCCGTCGTCACCCTCCTCGAGGTCCGGGCGGGCGACGCTCTCGACGAACAGCCCGTCGCCGGTCGCGAGCAGGCTGTCGTCGACGAGGTAGGAGGTCATCCCGGTCGTGTGGCCGGGCGTGTAGACCGCCTCGATGGTCGCGTCGCCGACCGTGAAGGTGTCGCCGTCCGCGGCCGTGGTCAGTTCGTCCGCGTACGTGACGCCACGGTCGACGGCGGCCTCGGGGATGACGCCCTCGACGCCCTCCGCGTCCAGATTCCGCACGCCCGAGATGTGGTCGGCGTGAACGTGCGTGTCCAGCGCGTACTGCAGGTCGACGCCGAGGTCGTCGGCGTCGTCGAGGTAGCGGTCGGTGAACGCCCGCAGCGGGTCGATAATCGCGGCTTCGCCGTCGTCGTAGAGGAGGTAGCCGAGACAGCCCGAGGAGGGGCGCTGGTACTGGAGGAGCGTGCCGGCGCCGTCGTAGCGCTCTACCTCGACGGCCTCGTAGATACTCGCCCAGCCGTTCATCCCGTCCTCGAGGTGGTTCACGTCGTAGCCGCGCTCGGCGAGCGTGCCCGCGACGAACTCGCTGGCGCCGCCCTTCGCACACAGGACGGTCACTTCGCGGTCGTCGGGGATCTGCTCGAGGACGTCCTCGTCGATGTCGTCCTCAAGGAACTCGAAGTACGGGATGTTGATCGACGTGACGTTTTCGCCGTCGATACGCCACTCCTCGTAGTCTGATTGCACGCGCGTCGAGGAGTGTGACGTCCTCGCCGGCGTCGATACGATCCTTCAGCGTCTCCGGGTCGACGGTTTCGACATCGGCATCCGGAGTCGGGAAGTCATCGGCGTTCATGTTGTGCAGTCGTTTCTACTGGGTGGACGTACAAAAGCATTTGCATAGAAGTTCCCCAACTACACAATACTGACCCGAGGTATAGACGGCCTGTTTTCCCTCAACCGCCCGGAATAAGGCATATAGGCCGAAATGTAGAGGGCCTCCCGCTATCGGGTTGTTGGAGTATTCCCAAGAACCGACAATCTTTTACTTGGGTGGAGGGTATTGTGCGATAGCTCCAATACAGACAAACGGAGCAGATAACCATGAGTGCTGAATTCGACATTACGGAGACGCTAGACGTGAAAGGTGCATCGTGTCCCATGCCAGTGGTGAAAGCGAAGTCGGCCATCGACGAGCTCTCGGAGGGTGAAGTCCTCGAAGTGCTGGCGACCGACCCCGGAAGCATGAGCGACATCGACGGCTGGGCGGCCGGAACCGAGGGCGTCGAGCTCGTCGAGCAGGAGGAGGGCGACGACGTGTACAAACACTACGTCCGCAAGACGGAGTAACGATGAGTACGGACACACCCGACGCGCCGGCCGACGACGCGCCCTCGCGTGCGGAACTGGCCGCGCGCGTCGACGAACTTGAGGACGCGCTCGCCGAAGCCACGAGCGAGGACGAAGGCAAGAAGATGAGCATCATCGCGACGAAGGGCACGCTGGACATGGCGTACCCGCCGCTCATCCTCGCTAGCACCGCGGCCGCGTTCGGCTACGAGGTGACCGTCTTCCACACGTTCTGGGGGCTGGACATCCTCCACGAGGAGCGCTCGAAGAACCTCAAACTCAGCTCCGTCGGCAACCCCAACATGCCTGTCCCGAACGCCGTCGCGGCACTCCCGGGCATGGACCGCGTGACGACGAAGATGATGGAGAAGAAGATCTCGGACAACGACACCGCCACCATCGAGGAGCTCATCGAGACGAGCCTCGACATGGGCGTCGAGTTCCAGGCCTGTCAGATGACCATCGACCTCATGGACTACGACGAGGACGACTTCTACGACGGTGTCACCACGGGCGTCGGCGCGGCGACCGCCCTCCAAGACATGGCCGACGCCGACATCCAGCTCCTCGTCTAAACTCAGATGAACAAACTCGAGAATCCGATTCCCCAGATTGTCGATGCCGTCGCGGAGGCAGAGGGCGTCGAGCCAGTCACACTCGATCCGCCGCTAGCCGAGGTCGTCGATCCGGATGCGCTCGAAACGTTGGTCGAGGATTCAACGGCGTCTGACCTCGAAGTTCGATTCGCGTATCGAGGTCACGACATCGTCGTCGACAACAGTGGTCGCGTGCAGGTCGACTGAAGCAGACAGAATTTCTTTTCGATAGCGGAATCCCCCCGACGGCCACTCCAGGAGCGCCATCCGAGTTCAACGAGTAGACGCGGAGGGAGTGTCGTAGCGGGAGGCAGCGGAGAACAGCGGTCGCGTCAGGTCCACTCCATTTCGAGTGCGTCCAGCAGCCGCTCGAGCTCAGCGTGAGTGTTGACCCCGTGGACCGACGCGCGGACAGCGTCCGGCGTCGGCAGGTCGCGAACCACGATTCCCTCCGACGCGAGTCGGTCGACCGTCGCTTCGGGGTCGTCCACGTCGATTGTCACGAGTCCCGACTCGGGGTCTGCAGGACTGAGAAGCCGGTCGTCGGGAACCCCATCGGCCAGCCGACCGGCCAATTCCTGGATTCGGGCAGCGATACGGTCGACTCCAACTTCGTCGATCGCCTCGATGGCTTCCGCTAGGGCGACGTGTGGAGCCGGGTTCGCCGAGCCGACCTCGAATCGGCGGGCGCCAGCTGCGAACTCGTAGGGGTCTGCAGTCGGCGTCTCGACGCTTCGGTATCCAACTGTGGTGGGTAGGAGGAGTCAGCAGCTGTCCGGTCGACGTAGAGGAAGCCGCCGCCCCACAGTCCCAGCAGCCACTTGTGACCGGCCGCCGCGACGGCGTCCGCACCCCACTCGCCGACGTCCATCGGGAGCTGTCCAGGCACCTGGACAGCGTCGACGAGCGTGAACGCACCAGCCTCGTGAGCGATGTCGACGAGGTCGGCGACGGGCAACTGGGTGCCGTGCGTCCACGTCACCGCGCTGAAACAGGCTAGGCGCGCGTCCTCGACTACCTCGGCGAAGGCGTCGAGGTCGACGCGACCGTTCTCTGTCTCGACGACGCGAACCTCGACACCCTCCTGTTCTAGGCGTTGCCACGGGAGCGTCCCGGCCGGGTGTTCGAGGTCGGTTCGAACGACGGTGTCACCGGGCTCCCAGTCGATGGCGGTCGCGACAGCGTTGATGCCCGCAGTCGTGCTCTCCGTGAGCGCGATCTCGTCGTCGTCCGCACCGACGAAGGTGGCGACGCGCTCCCGCACGCGGTCGTAGGCCTCGAACGCCACCTCGTAGGGGTCGTTTCGCGTGCTCGTCTCGTACTCGTGTGACCGTACGAACTCGTCAGCAGCCTCGACAACGTACCGTGGACTCGGCCCGTGAGCGCCGAAATTCAGGTAGACGTCCTCGTGCAGCGCGGGCGTGTCGGCGCGAAGTTCTCTCGGGTTCATCTCGTTGTCGGTGAGTTAGTCCCGATACCGGGCAATCAGGTCGCGGAGCGTCTGTTCGTTCTGGCCGCCGCGAAGCTGTTTCACCGGTTTCCCGTCGGCGAAGAGGACGAACGTGGGCGTGCTCTGGGCACCGAACTCGATCGCCGTCTCGAGGTTCGACTCGATGTCGATCGTCAGCACCGTCGCGTCAGTGTCTTCCGCGAGGGCTTCGAGAACCGGCTTCATCCGCTTGCAGGTGCCACACCACTCCGTGTAGAACTCCACGAGCGCGACGCTACTGTCTTCGACGACCGTTTCGAGGTCGTCGTCATCAAGCGAAACCACGCGGTCCGTCTTCGCTGTCTGCGTTGCCATTACCAGCCTCTACGCACCCGGTGTTTAATAGTCTTGGGCCTGCCACACAATACAATACGGTACGGTCACTCCCCGTCTACATCGACCGGGAAAGTGGCCCGCCTCGGAGAGAGCGGTTAGTGTGACTTCTCCGTGGATTGCGCACGGCCGAGCGCGCCTGCAAGCGCCAGCAAATAGCCCAACCCGTACTGAACATCCGGATCACGTAATCCGCGAAGCAGACCAACGGCCCCGACCTGCTCGGGGGAGCTCTGCTCCGCCTCACCGACACTCTCCAGCAGCGTTTGGATGCCATCACGAGTATCGTCGTCAGCGGCCGTCTGCGCGACCTCGCCGACCGCAGCACCGGTACCGGCCAATGACGTGACCATCTCGTCGTCGAGCGCCGCGGTCGCCAACGACCCTACCTCCGCGAGTTCGGCCAGGTCGTCGAGCGTTCCGCTTTGCTGGAGCGCGAGCAACGTATCAAGGGCCTCCCGCAGGTCGTCGCCGTTCTCCCCGACCGTTTCGGCCAGCGCCACGGTCTCGTCGGTCGCCAGCCCGTCCGCAGACTCTGCCAGTGTCGATCCCGTGGCCGAGAGCTCGCGGACCATCTCGTCGTCGAGCGCGCTCTCGCCCAGCGAGAGCACGTCCAGTAGCTCGTTGACGGCGTCGAGGTGCTCCACGAACTCGGCGACCGCCTCGGGGTTCTGCTCGATCGCCGCTTCGAGGTCGGTCGGCGCGGTAGCCTGGTTCTCGGACATGGTCAGAGCAGTCCCCGCGCGGTGAGCCAGTAGGACTCGTTGTACGCCAGTTTCGACCAGTGGAGCTTCTCCGAGGGCGGCGCCGGCGACGGCGGATTCTCGTAGTCGAACTCGACGAACGACGCCGCGTCCATCCCCGTCTCGATGAAGCACAGCGTCTTCCCGTCGTAGGTCGCGGTCGCCGGGCGGCCGCGAATCCCGCTGGCGAGGCGCTGCCCGACGACGCCGGCCTGGTAGTGGGCGACGCTGCCCGCGTTCGGGACGCCGGTGTCGGCGGTGTCGCCGAGCGCGTAGACGTTGTCGGCAGCTTCTGCTTCGAGCGTGTGCTTGTCGACGTCGACCCAGCCGTCGTCGCCGAGCCCAGCCTCTTCGATCAGGTCGATGCCGCCGTGGGGTGGAATCGTCACGAGGAGGTCGTAGTCGAGTTCGGTCCCCTCCATCGACGTGATGGTCTCCGCGTCGGGGTCGACCGACTCGGCGTTGAAGAACGTCTCCACCTGGATGTCCCGTTCCTCCATGATGGGGCGGGCCCACTCGGCGATGTGAGGGTTGCCGTGGACGCGTTGGATCGGATACGTATACGTGATATCGACATCCTCGCGGAGGCCGCGCTCGCGGAGCCAGTCGTCGGCCATGAAGACGAATTCGAGTGGTGCCGCCGGACACGTGGGGCGTCCCGATGACGCTCAACACGAGGTCACCCTCGGTGAACTCCAACAGTTCGTCGCGCAAGTCGGTCGCGCCCGACTCGCTGTAGTAGTTGTGACCGCCCTCCGTGAGGCCCGGAATCTGGTCGGGCTCCAACGTCGAGCCGGTCGCCAGCACGAGGTAGTCGTAGCTGACTGGTGGGGCACTCCCGTGGAACTGGAGCCGCTGGGCCTCGGTGTCGATGTCGGACACGCGGTCGATCC
Protein-coding sequences here:
- a CDS encoding DUF1641 domain-containing protein gives rise to the protein MSENQATAPTDLEAAIEQNPEAVAEFVEHLDAVNELLDVLSLGESALDDEMVRELSATGSTLAESADGLATDETVALAETVGENGDDLREALDTLLALQQSGTLDDLAELAEVGSLATAALDDEMVTSLAGTGAAVGEVAQTAADDDTRDGIQTLLESVGEAEQSSPEQVGAVGLLRGLRDPDVQYGLGYLLALAGALGRAQSTEKSH